A stretch of Anolis sagrei isolate rAnoSag1 chromosome X, rAnoSag1.mat, whole genome shotgun sequence DNA encodes these proteins:
- the TMEM234 gene encoding transmembrane protein 234 — MASLGELSACLLVALLWGGTNPFLKKGTEGLEQVKKERRSLQLLAEMKFLCLNYKVVVPFVLNQCGSLVYYLTLASTDLTLAVPLCNSLALVFTLATGKVLGEEIGGTRAALGMLLTVSGVALCIAGSGPEKP, encoded by the exons ATGGCGTCGCTGG GTGAACTAAGTGCCTGTCTCTTGGTGGCCCTTCTTTGGGGAGGGACCAACCCGTTTTTGAAAAAGGGAACAGAAGGCCTGGAGCAAGTGAAGAAGGAGAGACGAAGCCTGCAGCTCCTGGCAGAAATGAAGTTCCTTTGCCTCAATTACAAG GTTGTGGTGCCATTTGTTCTCAACCAGTGTGGTTCCTTGGTCTACTATCTGACCTTAGCGTCCACAG ACCTTACCTTGGCGGTGCCTCTTTGCAACTCTTTGGCTCTGGTCTTCACTTTAGCAACAGGGAAGGTCCTTGGAGAAGAGATTGGCGGCACAA GAGCTGCCCTGGGAATGCTGCTGACTGTCTCTGGAGTTGCTCTCTGCATCGCTGGGTCTGGGCCTGAAAAGCCATGA